Proteins encoded in a region of the Halioglobus maricola genome:
- a CDS encoding FMN-dependent NADH-azoreductase — translation MVLLHIEASPKGEYSYSSQIAKSFLAAYKEKNPEHEIRILNVFERDLPSFGETEALAKFAPILGEQRTAEQEAAWDRIKEEIRYFDEADKILLSCPMWNYSIPWRLKQYIDCLVQPIETFGYDFEKMEHVGLLRNRPLQLILTRSSTMAGDYADFQLPYLKYIFGAVGIRDTRAMVASSTTQASKELTQAYLDSFIEEAKLTAGSF, via the coding sequence ATGGTTTTATTGCACATCGAAGCGAGCCCCAAAGGGGAGTACTCCTACTCCAGCCAGATAGCGAAAAGCTTTCTGGCAGCCTATAAGGAGAAAAACCCGGAGCACGAAATTCGCATACTGAATGTGTTTGAACGAGACTTGCCCTCGTTCGGCGAAACAGAGGCCTTGGCAAAGTTTGCCCCGATTCTCGGCGAACAGCGTACTGCCGAGCAGGAAGCTGCCTGGGACAGGATCAAGGAAGAAATTCGCTACTTCGACGAGGCGGATAAAATCCTGCTGTCCTGCCCTATGTGGAATTACTCTATTCCATGGCGTTTGAAGCAATACATTGATTGTCTTGTTCAGCCTATCGAAACATTCGGTTACGACTTTGAAAAAATGGAGCATGTCGGTCTACTCAGAAATCGACCGTTGCAGCTAATCCTTACGCGCTCATCCACCATGGCGGGTGATTACGCAGACTTCCAGCTTCCCTATTTGAAATACATTTTTGGGGCCGTCGGCATTCGCGACACGCGCGCTATGGTTGCCTCCAGTACCACCCAGGCAAGCAAAGAACTGACCCAGGCTTACCTGGATTCATTTATTGAGGAAGCGAAACTGACTGCCGGGAGCTTTTAA
- a CDS encoding alpha/beta hydrolase — MKIESHTLNDLHAYRYVPDGQDAKYALVISHGLGGHGGIYGPFCEHHGGKGVEIWSYDAPGHGRSNNSRPRGQWTMDEWAQATRDFAAHVKAKTGLPVFALGSSLGVGAAISAIDSPDISGVIAMGSIAVPGSPLIKSMTEHWRSEAVQQVLAQLGRAARLDIPMFFNFDVDYGFQGAADAKKLDPLNTWSYDLASWASIMNYDPPEPLSENTKPVLFTAGTDDPNIPDGALEMIVAEVGGPVTLKMFEDAGHQLMLFHTEEYSSCVHEFCLDNA, encoded by the coding sequence ATGAAAATCGAATCACACACTCTGAATGATCTTCACGCATATCGATACGTACCAGATGGCCAAGACGCAAAGTATGCACTGGTGATTTCACACGGATTGGGCGGTCACGGCGGGATCTATGGACCTTTTTGCGAACACCACGGCGGAAAAGGCGTTGAAATCTGGTCCTACGACGCGCCTGGGCACGGTCGTTCAAACAACTCACGCCCACGCGGGCAGTGGACCATGGACGAATGGGCACAAGCCACTCGCGATTTCGCAGCCCATGTCAAAGCTAAAACGGGTTTGCCCGTTTTCGCACTAGGTTCAAGCCTTGGCGTGGGTGCCGCTATTTCGGCGATTGACTCCCCCGACATTTCCGGCGTCATCGCTATGGGTTCAATCGCAGTACCAGGCAGCCCACTGATCAAGTCAATGACCGAGCACTGGCGCAGCGAAGCCGTGCAACAGGTGCTGGCCCAGCTAGGCCGTGCTGCACGCCTGGACATCCCAATGTTTTTCAATTTCGACGTGGATTACGGCTTTCAGGGTGCTGCTGATGCCAAGAAACTGGACCCACTGAATACCTGGTCTTACGATCTGGCGTCCTGGGCTTCCATCATGAACTACGACCCACCCGAGCCGCTGAGCGAAAACACGAAACCCGTGCTGTTCACCGCAGGGACTGATGATCCCAATATCCCGGACGGCGCGCTCGAGATGATTGTCGCGGAAGTTGGCGGCCCTGTTACGCTCAAAATGTTCGAGGATGCCGGTCACCAGCTTATGCTGTTCCACACCGAGGAGTACTCCAGCTGCGTACACGAATTCTGCCTGGACAACGCCTGA
- a CDS encoding FadR/GntR family transcriptional regulator — protein sequence MSKVTAFKAVTKVPAYQLVEGSIRSMIMGGELSPGDLLPPETELAEQLEVTRPTVREAFRSLEGAGLIKRGPRRRMVVTAPSPRIVHNAMHEAIVLHGVTYRELWEIQMALEPAAAALAASKVSEEILDEIEANLARTATCLDKPAKLAECDVEFHELVAKAADNHAMLLAREPLGDLLFPAFGAVIRKLGPGERLFEAHTKIFQALKKGNEKQAETWMAKHIRDFRRGCELAELNLDAPVSVKS from the coding sequence ATGAGCAAAGTAACGGCCTTCAAGGCAGTAACCAAGGTGCCTGCGTACCAGCTGGTAGAGGGATCCATCCGCAGCATGATCATGGGCGGAGAGCTTTCCCCCGGTGACCTGCTGCCCCCCGAGACCGAGCTGGCAGAGCAGTTGGAGGTTACCCGCCCCACTGTGCGCGAGGCCTTCCGCTCGCTGGAAGGCGCCGGCCTGATCAAGCGTGGACCCCGCCGCCGCATGGTGGTCACCGCGCCATCCCCTCGTATTGTTCACAATGCAATGCACGAGGCTATCGTGTTGCACGGGGTCACTTATCGGGAGCTGTGGGAAATCCAAATGGCCCTTGAACCGGCTGCAGCTGCGTTGGCAGCGAGCAAGGTTTCAGAGGAGATATTGGATGAAATCGAGGCAAATCTGGCACGCACGGCCACGTGCCTGGATAAACCCGCCAAGCTAGCGGAGTGTGATGTTGAATTCCACGAGCTGGTGGCCAAGGCCGCCGACAATCACGCCATGTTACTGGCGAGGGAACCTCTGGGAGATTTGCTTTTCCCTGCCTTCGGAGCCGTCATTCGGAAGCTAGGCCCGGGTGAGCGTTTGTTCGAAGCGCACACGAAAATATTCCAGGCGCTGAAGAAAGGCAATGAAAAGCAAGCTGAGACCTGGATGGCCAAACACATTCGCGACTTCCGCCGCGGATGCGAGCTGGCCGAACTCAACCTCGACGCACCGGTTAGCGTTAAATCCTAG
- a CDS encoding MarR family winged helix-turn-helix transcriptional regulator, with translation MARANKRAYDKSINDEFEKLAESPPPPSLLALTLNAFYWVDDSLQNLLKKNGWPGITRLQSQVLTSLGDGLLRTADIARHMGVSRQVVSRSVKELVDLDFLELVEDPDDKRAKVIIPTEQGKRIIVCATESLATIEEELEARIGARNLQKLRSLMEMPRGNPLK, from the coding sequence ATGGCTCGGGCCAATAAACGGGCTTACGACAAGTCGATCAACGACGAATTCGAAAAGCTGGCGGAATCCCCTCCCCCGCCCAGCCTGCTTGCACTCACGCTAAATGCCTTCTACTGGGTCGATGACAGCCTGCAAAACCTGCTGAAGAAGAACGGTTGGCCGGGCATCACCCGGCTTCAGTCCCAGGTGTTGACCTCCCTGGGAGACGGGCTGTTACGCACAGCTGACATCGCCCGACATATGGGTGTCAGCAGACAGGTTGTCAGCCGCAGCGTAAAAGAACTCGTAGACCTGGACTTCCTTGAACTTGTCGAAGACCCCGATGACAAGCGTGCCAAGGTAATCATTCCAACTGAGCAGGGAAAGCGAATAATCGTCTGCGCGACAGAATCTCTTGCCACGATAGAAGAAGAACTGGAGGCGCGCATTGGAGCACGCAATCTCCAAAAACTGAGGTCCCTTATGGAAATGCCCCGGGGAAACCCATTGAAATAG
- a CDS encoding glutathione S-transferase family protein: MPTLYQADLSPFAARIRIQLRAKGIDSFDFVLPPGGLGSDEYKAINPTGKIPFLDLDGTGIAESAVICEYIEEKCPQPSLLPDSPEARAQVRLLVQCVDMYITTPMFKTIPLLEQGESAKEALGLLLAELKAGLGYLNEYRNRSGLAGERYAIGDQLTLADGAIAGALFFVINFAEAMLGLEDAVPADLRELYETLKDDPHVAEALNEIHVAAEAKRAGG; the protein is encoded by the coding sequence ATGCCCACACTCTACCAAGCAGACCTTTCGCCATTTGCGGCTCGTATCCGAATCCAGTTGCGCGCCAAGGGAATTGACAGCTTTGACTTCGTTTTGCCTCCAGGGGGGCTCGGAAGTGACGAGTACAAGGCGATAAACCCTACCGGGAAAATTCCGTTTCTCGATCTGGATGGCACTGGCATCGCTGAATCTGCGGTGATCTGTGAATATATTGAGGAAAAGTGCCCTCAGCCTTCGCTCCTGCCCGACAGCCCCGAGGCGCGCGCCCAGGTTCGCTTGCTGGTCCAATGCGTCGACATGTATATAACGACCCCCATGTTCAAAACGATACCTCTGCTTGAGCAAGGAGAGAGCGCAAAGGAGGCACTGGGCCTGCTACTTGCGGAGCTTAAGGCTGGGCTGGGGTACCTGAATGAGTATCGCAATCGTTCTGGTCTTGCCGGAGAGCGCTACGCGATAGGTGATCAACTGACCCTGGCTGACGGTGCGATCGCGGGCGCGCTATTTTTTGTCATCAATTTTGCCGAGGCGATGCTTGGGCTTGAAGATGCGGTCCCCGCAGATCTTCGCGAGCTTTACGAAACGTTGAAGGACGACCCTCACGTCGCTGAAGCACTGAATGAAATACACGTAGCGGCCGAGGCAAAAAGGGCAGGAGGCTGA
- a CDS encoding serine hydrolase domain-containing protein gives MKAIKIVLAIVIVSVAAIGIYYAPIIERLYFAMNMDDEASMAENLRISDTYYKTHLIQRSSKPEAFPRNVQQGVIPETFVNHGETLSTAEFLKEAKPTGLLIIKDGQVIHEQYWQGLVESDRQFAFSVAKSMTSVLVGMAIGDGLIDDVNDPVVKYLPHFKGTAWDKATIANVLEMSSGVDFDEDYSRTDTDMQRFQVNFVLDKPMEPFLLALKSAHPPGTKQGYNSMETQLAGFLLRAVLGDRTLADYMHEKLWEPLGAQDDATWTTDVTGMEVAIGGLSMSLRDLAKVGQLFLQRGQWHGEQLIPESWVLESTTPSKPYQMPGRDNPLSEKPFGYGYLWWTPVEPNGREYYASGLYGQYLFVNEDKGLVIAMYNANNKFNEAPDWWKERYQDLFQAIAIGL, from the coding sequence ATGAAAGCGATCAAAATTGTTCTCGCAATTGTCATAGTCTCGGTCGCTGCCATCGGCATCTACTACGCGCCGATTATTGAGAGACTGTACTTCGCCATGAACATGGACGACGAAGCGTCGATGGCGGAAAACCTCAGAATATCCGATACCTATTACAAGACTCACCTGATCCAACGTTCTTCAAAACCCGAGGCCTTTCCGCGGAATGTACAGCAGGGTGTTATACCTGAAACTTTTGTCAATCATGGTGAAACGCTCTCAACTGCTGAGTTCCTTAAGGAAGCAAAGCCTACTGGCCTGCTTATTATTAAGGACGGACAGGTCATTCATGAACAATACTGGCAAGGCCTTGTGGAATCGGACCGCCAGTTTGCATTTTCAGTCGCCAAGTCCATGACGTCGGTTCTGGTGGGAATGGCCATCGGCGACGGCCTGATAGACGACGTAAACGACCCTGTAGTGAAGTACCTGCCTCACTTCAAGGGGACTGCCTGGGATAAGGCCACCATCGCCAACGTCCTTGAGATGTCCAGTGGCGTCGACTTTGATGAGGATTACAGCCGCACTGATACGGATATGCAGCGCTTTCAAGTTAATTTTGTTCTCGACAAGCCCATGGAGCCCTTCCTGCTTGCACTGAAATCTGCCCATCCTCCGGGCACAAAGCAAGGTTACAACAGCATGGAAACCCAACTCGCAGGTTTCCTGTTGCGTGCAGTCCTCGGTGATCGCACCCTGGCCGACTATATGCACGAAAAGCTCTGGGAACCCCTGGGTGCCCAGGACGACGCCACCTGGACGACGGATGTCACGGGAATGGAAGTAGCCATCGGGGGCCTGAGCATGAGCCTGAGGGACCTTGCCAAGGTTGGGCAACTGTTCCTGCAGCGCGGTCAATGGCACGGAGAGCAATTGATCCCTGAATCCTGGGTGCTGGAATCAACCACGCCTTCCAAACCCTACCAGATGCCTGGGCGCGACAATCCGCTATCAGAGAAGCCCTTCGGCTACGGGTACCTGTGGTGGACGCCGGTAGAACCCAACGGAAGGGAATACTACGCATCCGGCCTGTATGGCCAGTATCTGTTCGTCAACGAGGACAAGGGCCTGGTGATCGCCATGTACAACGCCAACAACAAGTTCAACGAAGCCCCCGACTGGTGGAAAGAGCGTTACCAGGATCTGTTCCAGGCAATAGCAATCGGCCTATAA
- a CDS encoding long-chain-fatty-acid--CoA ligase yields MLIHNLTEFYARSYPDNTCLSLGDKQLTFSELDAQVNQLANAMLSLEFSPGQRVAILGENSIEHAICFLAASKVGAVAVPLNYRLAPVELAYVINDAEARLLLVMDSALEQLTPLREHLSAKVNIVSSSSDDSLHWQEWLEQFDQSAPQIELGRDTPILQLYTSGTTGNPKGVVLSQYNMMSTIMLGNLTAACRPNVGSAGIGIAPLFHIGGAGYLLSGLANGMHIIIHETFDPMKFLDDIEQNPVEVVFMVPAMIMFILQIPGIEKRDFSGVKQIAYGASPISESLLRQAIDIFKCDFAQLYGMTETAGYGTVLVQNDHAKALAGQPELLRSCGRPNIGASVKLMDSHGNEVEQGEIGEIWLKSNSSMLHYYNLEAATASSLTDGWVHTGDAGYQDEEGYIYLKDRIKDMVVSGGENIYPTEVENALVQHPGIADVAVIGVPDEKFGEALLAVVVLAPEQSLTAEEMIEFCRDKIAGYKIPRQLKLIDQLPRNPSGKLLKKELRAPYWEGTDRGIG; encoded by the coding sequence GTGCTAATTCACAACCTTACGGAATTCTACGCGCGCTCCTATCCTGATAACACCTGTCTCAGCCTGGGAGACAAGCAACTCACCTTCAGCGAACTCGACGCTCAGGTTAACCAACTGGCCAATGCCATGCTCTCACTTGAGTTCAGTCCCGGACAGAGAGTTGCCATTCTGGGTGAAAACAGTATTGAACACGCTATTTGTTTTCTTGCCGCCAGTAAGGTTGGCGCAGTTGCAGTGCCTCTGAATTATCGTCTGGCGCCAGTGGAACTCGCCTATGTGATCAATGACGCCGAGGCAAGATTACTCTTGGTAATGGACAGCGCCCTGGAGCAACTGACACCGTTACGTGAGCACCTGTCTGCAAAGGTCAATATCGTTAGTTCGTCCTCAGATGACAGCCTGCACTGGCAGGAATGGCTTGAGCAGTTTGACCAGAGCGCACCTCAAATTGAGTTGGGTCGCGATACTCCAATACTACAGCTGTATACCAGTGGTACTACCGGTAACCCCAAGGGCGTTGTACTTTCCCAGTACAACATGATGAGCACCATTATGCTGGGCAACTTGACGGCAGCCTGTCGACCCAATGTAGGTTCTGCCGGCATAGGAATAGCGCCACTGTTCCATATTGGTGGTGCTGGATATTTGCTTTCAGGATTGGCCAACGGGATGCATATCATTATCCACGAGACCTTCGACCCCATGAAGTTCCTGGATGATATAGAACAAAACCCGGTCGAAGTGGTGTTTATGGTGCCGGCGATGATCATGTTTATCCTGCAGATCCCCGGCATTGAGAAGCGCGATTTCAGCGGCGTCAAGCAAATCGCTTACGGGGCTTCGCCCATTTCGGAATCGCTTTTGCGCCAGGCAATAGATATCTTCAAGTGCGATTTCGCTCAGTTGTATGGCATGACCGAAACAGCCGGTTATGGCACGGTACTGGTGCAAAACGACCACGCCAAGGCACTGGCGGGGCAGCCGGAGCTGCTGCGGTCCTGTGGGCGTCCAAACATCGGGGCCTCAGTCAAGCTGATGGACAGCCACGGTAATGAGGTAGAGCAGGGCGAGATAGGTGAAATCTGGCTCAAATCCAATTCCAGTATGCTGCATTACTACAATCTTGAAGCGGCGACTGCCAGTAGTTTGACCGATGGTTGGGTGCATACGGGTGATGCCGGCTATCAAGACGAAGAAGGTTATATCTACCTGAAAGATCGCATCAAGGACATGGTGGTCAGTGGAGGTGAAAATATTTATCCGACAGAAGTCGAGAATGCCCTGGTTCAGCATCCGGGTATTGCCGATGTGGCCGTGATTGGTGTTCCGGATGAGAAGTTCGGCGAAGCTCTGCTTGCTGTAGTTGTACTGGCACCTGAGCAGAGCCTGACGGCTGAAGAAATGATTGAATTTTGCCGCGACAAGATTGCGGGTTACAAGATTCCCAGACAACTCAAACTGATCGATCAACTCCCGCGGAACCCTTCAGGGAAATTGCTGAAGAAAGAGCTTCGCGCGCCCTATTGGGAAGGCACCGATCGAGGGATCGGTTAG
- a CDS encoding glutathione S-transferase family protein, giving the protein MTTVVYEQEYEVYTYGESLCSQMVRIACVEKGIEWKSKPIMLSEVAVESNNLTPQYLAINPKARVPSLVHNGTPILESYEIIKYLDRQNPNSGPRLYPEDQNLRSRIDAWVLGASLRDDGEFGTTLGMAIPMVSSPAIRYCLKRQPFWHVMRKFSKHPLPSRGIGFRVLRIMPVPRGITDKSVAAIAQALVNIENELSGGDDYILGSFTQVDVMMMAHFHRLEDVALGEVLVDGTLPNISAYWARLQARPSYESAVLAYHEPHWREALQAVFSDSQSPEMGKLKAAINRAM; this is encoded by the coding sequence ATGACAACAGTCGTCTATGAACAGGAGTACGAAGTTTACACATACGGCGAGTCCCTGTGCTCACAGATGGTTAGAATTGCCTGTGTAGAGAAGGGAATTGAATGGAAATCAAAACCCATAATGCTTTCGGAGGTAGCCGTTGAGTCAAATAATCTGACGCCTCAATACCTGGCAATTAACCCCAAGGCCCGTGTTCCTTCACTGGTTCACAATGGCACGCCTATCCTGGAAAGTTACGAAATTATCAAGTATCTGGATCGACAAAACCCAAACTCAGGTCCGCGCCTGTATCCAGAGGATCAGAATCTGCGGAGCCGTATTGATGCCTGGGTTCTGGGCGCATCACTTCGTGATGATGGAGAGTTTGGGACCACGTTGGGGATGGCCATCCCAATGGTGTCTTCGCCAGCCATCAGATATTGTTTGAAGCGCCAGCCGTTCTGGCATGTGATGCGAAAATTCTCCAAACACCCGCTGCCGTCCAGGGGCATAGGCTTTCGGGTGCTGCGCATCATGCCTGTTCCCAGGGGAATAACGGATAAATCAGTTGCGGCAATCGCCCAGGCTCTGGTGAATATTGAAAATGAGCTTTCGGGCGGTGATGACTATATTTTGGGCTCATTCACCCAGGTAGATGTCATGATGATGGCACACTTCCACCGGCTCGAGGATGTCGCACTGGGTGAAGTGTTAGTAGATGGAACCTTGCCCAATATTTCCGCTTATTGGGCGAGGCTGCAGGCCAGGCCCTCCTATGAATCTGCCGTACTGGCTTATCACGAACCCCATTGGCGCGAGGCGCTGCAAGCGGTTTTCAGTGACTCGCAGTCGCCCGAAATGGGTAAGTTAAAGGCTGCAATTAACCGGGCGATGTAG
- a CDS encoding FAD-dependent monooxygenase: protein MDSALLMNGETPQKYDVLIVGCGPSGAILANLLKDKGYKVAIFDRDKEIFHAPRAMMLDVESCRILNGMGMFHRIMEKDGVPFLRHRFVSKNKKTLMSIRMPNNQVDLGYPESGVYWHQPAGEAMLRESFSKGDGQGGSVDAFLGYEVLSVDGEGSEAKLIAKNPESGEEQSFVGQYLVGADGGASTCRKYLNAKRVDLNYSRDWIVMDLIIHDSQWWNAFREGSAFTCEPNAAVVVVKGLHGHIRMDFEQPSAQAAEAFTEEDAYQLIAEYLDVDREKIEIIRRQPYKFYAGMPDRWRRGRVFLAGDAAHQTSPFKGQGLNMGIRDTVNLSFKLDMVFKGLVNDSILDTYQEERWDNCAHLIEEATKGGLMLSTANWWEILVRDFTFMLGRMSNRLAYEMTKKTSSIAPYKNGLLGKQHSLSGARFFPPQVQSPDGRGALLDEIIGDRFALITREPVSGEAVDWLHSELGGTSLTIGKDVIDASGKLTEYFVDNNAEAILLRPDYYIFDAGSDANAACCALRTQLTDYGLASPSGVG from the coding sequence ATGGATAGCGCCCTTCTCATGAACGGGGAGACGCCGCAAAAATATGATGTCCTGATCGTGGGGTGTGGCCCCTCGGGGGCGATACTCGCCAATTTGCTCAAAGACAAAGGGTATAAAGTTGCCATTTTCGACAGGGATAAAGAAATATTTCACGCCCCGCGAGCGATGATGCTGGATGTGGAAAGCTGCCGCATTCTGAATGGTATGGGGATGTTCCACCGCATAATGGAAAAGGATGGCGTGCCTTTTCTACGTCATCGATTTGTTTCGAAAAATAAAAAGACGTTGATGTCGATTCGTATGCCGAATAATCAAGTTGATCTTGGTTATCCTGAATCGGGCGTTTACTGGCATCAGCCTGCGGGTGAGGCGATGTTGCGGGAGAGTTTTAGTAAAGGTGATGGCCAAGGCGGTAGCGTAGATGCATTTCTCGGTTATGAGGTCCTCAGTGTTGATGGAGAGGGCAGTGAAGCGAAACTGATCGCCAAAAACCCTGAAAGCGGCGAGGAACAAAGTTTTGTTGGTCAGTACCTGGTAGGGGCAGACGGTGGGGCAAGCACCTGTAGAAAGTATCTCAATGCCAAGCGGGTTGATTTAAATTATAGCCGTGACTGGATTGTGATGGACCTCATTATTCATGACAGCCAGTGGTGGAATGCGTTTCGGGAAGGCAGTGCATTTACCTGTGAACCCAATGCAGCGGTGGTTGTTGTTAAGGGGCTTCATGGGCATATCCGCATGGATTTTGAACAGCCTTCAGCGCAGGCAGCTGAAGCATTCACCGAGGAAGACGCCTACCAGCTCATTGCAGAGTATCTTGATGTAGACAGGGAGAAAATTGAAATCATCCGGCGACAGCCCTATAAGTTTTATGCCGGTATGCCGGACCGCTGGCGAAGAGGGCGAGTATTTCTCGCTGGCGATGCCGCTCACCAGACCTCACCTTTTAAGGGCCAGGGCCTGAACATGGGTATAAGGGATACGGTAAATCTTTCATTCAAATTGGATATGGTCTTTAAAGGCCTGGTCAATGATTCTATTTTGGATACCTATCAGGAAGAGCGCTGGGACAATTGCGCCCATCTGATCGAAGAGGCAACGAAGGGAGGTTTAATGTTGAGCACCGCCAACTGGTGGGAGATTCTGGTGCGGGATTTTACTTTTATGTTGGGCCGAATGAGCAACAGGCTTGCTTATGAAATGACCAAAAAAACATCGAGTATCGCCCCTTATAAAAATGGTTTGCTGGGGAAGCAGCACTCTCTGTCCGGGGCACGGTTTTTCCCGCCGCAAGTCCAGTCGCCGGATGGTAGAGGTGCACTGTTGGATGAAATAATAGGTGATCGGTTCGCACTGATCACACGAGAGCCAGTCAGCGGTGAGGCCGTTGATTGGTTGCATTCAGAGCTGGGAGGGACATCTTTGACGATAGGCAAAGATGTAATTGATGCCAGCGGTAAACTGACCGAGTACTTTGTAGATAACAACGCGGAGGCTATTTTGCTTCGCCCGGATTACTACATCTTCGATGCGGGTAGTGACGCAAACGCGGCATGCTGCGCTTTACGTACACAACTGACCGACTATGGGCTGGCGTCACCGTCGGGTGTCGGCTGA
- a CDS encoding pirin family protein: MKIVQAQHTLEGAGFSVARPIPMPACESVGPFILLDHIGPLVAPAGQSVAAPTHPHAGIETISYFLDGEGFHQDSLGNKATTGPGEVQWMRAGRGIVHDEAPGKSLVEHGGRVHAVQLWLNMPGASKSAEPVYKSFRQADIPKQAEVSGLEISVIAGQYTGLTGPLTTFAEPLLMHVALEAKTSTCLELPGIEELGVFTLEGSVTINGNTVAANELAVMSESERNLQIACTSDCELLILGGPAVRDELVRYGPFVANSAVEMQETIERYRQNLFGEL; encoded by the coding sequence GTGAAGATTGTTCAAGCGCAGCACACTCTTGAAGGTGCCGGTTTCAGTGTGGCGAGGCCGATCCCCATGCCAGCCTGCGAATCCGTCGGCCCATTTATACTGTTGGACCATATCGGTCCGTTAGTGGCCCCTGCAGGGCAATCTGTAGCTGCCCCCACACATCCCCATGCCGGTATTGAAACCATCTCCTACTTTTTGGACGGCGAGGGTTTTCATCAGGATAGTCTTGGTAACAAGGCGACAACAGGGCCGGGCGAAGTGCAGTGGATGCGTGCCGGCCGGGGCATAGTACATGATGAGGCACCAGGGAAATCCCTGGTCGAGCATGGCGGACGTGTGCACGCGGTACAGTTGTGGCTCAATATGCCTGGTGCGAGTAAGTCTGCAGAACCGGTGTATAAAAGCTTCCGCCAGGCGGATATCCCGAAACAGGCAGAGGTTAGCGGTCTGGAGATTAGTGTTATCGCAGGGCAATACACAGGCCTTACTGGCCCCTTGACCACTTTTGCCGAGCCCCTGCTTATGCATGTCGCCTTAGAGGCCAAGACTTCGACCTGCCTGGAACTACCAGGTATCGAGGAGCTTGGTGTATTTACGCTTGAGGGCTCCGTCACGATCAATGGCAATACCGTGGCTGCAAATGAATTAGCGGTGATGAGTGAAAGTGAGAGAAACCTGCAAATTGCCTGCACTTCGGATTGTGAATTATTGATACTGGGTGGTCCCGCAGTCAGGGATGAATTGGTACGTTACGGACCATTCGTGGCTAATAGCGCTGTCGAAATGCAGGAGACCATTGAGCGATACCGGCAAAACCTGTTTGGAGAATTGTAA